A single genomic interval of Canis lupus dingo isolate Sandy chromosome 6, ASM325472v2, whole genome shotgun sequence harbors:
- the BRICD5 gene encoding BRICHOS domain-containing protein 5 isoform X3, which translates to MEQRHCCEESPGPRPVQVKTKPCHGGWRAPGLLLLLALAAAGAVAGGLLGFAHSPPKPLLQMLRLTLPSPGATWSNQTAQVDAARDVATIWVTSVKSNRSWAVLFDGPSVSGLGVWSAPTGVGVALTHRPASPGLRLLPAPGTPGLLPPPDGAPRSRDPTAAGEHLKGKQPHAARLPTARGQTKGPVYGPGLGQAGALVSRNRSSAFPWLRLLRAERAAGIGPARPGGTQAPLCRGPPEPSLQAQGSHGPSHDTHHAQELLAVLGNHEVDPSLVGDSVRHLCTKTPIYWARRAEGPRRQRLIYLCIDICFPSNICVSVCFYYLPD; encoded by the exons ATGGAGCAGAGGCACTGCTGCGAGGAGAGTCCCGGGCCCAGGCCTGTCCAG GTGAAGACTAAGCCCTGCCATGGGGGCTGGAGAGCCCctggcctgctgctgctgctagcACTGGCCGCTGCTGGGGCTGTGGCTGGAGGGCTTCTTGGCTTTGCGCACAGTCCTCCCAAG CCTCTGCTACAGATGCTCCGTCTGACCCTCCCAAGCCCTGGGGCAACCTGGTCCAACCAAACTGCCCAGGTGGATGCGGCCCGGGACGTGGCAACCATCTGGGTGACCTCAGTGAAGAGCAACCGCAGCTGGGCAGTGCTGTTCGATGGGCCGAGCGTGAGTGGGCTGGGGGTGTGGTCAGCACCCACAGGTGTTGGGGTGGCCCTGACTCACCGGCCTGCCTCCCCAGGGCTGCGTCTGTTACCGGCCCCTGGAACACCAGGCCTGCTTCCTCCGCCTGATGGAGCCCCGAGATCGCGAGACCCTACGGCTGCTGGTGAACACCTCAAGGGTAAGCAGCCCCATGCGGCCAGGCTTCCCACGGCCAGGGGCCAGACAAAGGGTCCTGTGTAtggcccaggcctggggcaggctGGAGCTCTGGTTTCAAGGAACAGAAGTTCTGCCTTCCCTTGGCTGAGGCTGCTAAGAGCGGAGCGTGCCGCTGGCATTGGGCCGGCACGTCCAGGGGGAACGCAAGCGCCCCTGTGCCGTGGCCCACCAGAGCCTTCTCTGCAGGCTCAAGGGTCTCACGGCCCCAGCCATGACACCCACCATGCCCAGGAGCTGCTGGCAGTCCTGGGGAACCACGAGGTGGACCCTTCCCTGGTGGGGGATTCGGTGCGGCACCTTTGCACGAAAACTCCCATTTACTGGGCCCGTCGAGCAGAGG GGCCCCGGAGGCAGCGGCTGATCTACCTGTGCATCGACATCTGCTTCCCCAGCAACATCTGCGTGTCGGTCTGCTTTTATTACCTCCCAGACTAA
- the BRICD5 gene encoding BRICHOS domain-containing protein 5 isoform X4 produces the protein MEQRHCCEESPGPRPVQVKTKPCHGGWRAPGLLLLLALAAAGAVAGGLLGFAHSPPKPLLQMLRLTLPSPGATWSNQTAQVDAARDVATIWVTSVKSNRSWAVLFDGPSGCVCYRPLEHQACFLRLMEPRDRETLRLLVNTSRAQGSHGPSHDTHHAQELLAVLGNHEVDPSLVGDSVRHLCTKTPIYWARRAEGPRRQRLIYLCIDICFPSNICVSVCFYYLPD, from the exons ATGGAGCAGAGGCACTGCTGCGAGGAGAGTCCCGGGCCCAGGCCTGTCCAG GTGAAGACTAAGCCCTGCCATGGGGGCTGGAGAGCCCctggcctgctgctgctgctagcACTGGCCGCTGCTGGGGCTGTGGCTGGAGGGCTTCTTGGCTTTGCGCACAGTCCTCCCAAG CCTCTGCTACAGATGCTCCGTCTGACCCTCCCAAGCCCTGGGGCAACCTGGTCCAACCAAACTGCCCAGGTGGATGCGGCCCGGGACGTGGCAACCATCTGGGTGACCTCAGTGAAGAGCAACCGCAGCTGGGCAGTGCTGTTCGATGGGCCGAGC GGCTGCGTCTGTTACCGGCCCCTGGAACACCAGGCCTGCTTCCTCCGCCTGATGGAGCCCCGAGATCGCGAGACCCTACGGCTGCTGGTGAACACCTCAAGG GCTCAAGGGTCTCACGGCCCCAGCCATGACACCCACCATGCCCAGGAGCTGCTGGCAGTCCTGGGGAACCACGAGGTGGACCCTTCCCTGGTGGGGGATTCGGTGCGGCACCTTTGCACGAAAACTCCCATTTACTGGGCCCGTCGAGCAGAGG GGCCCCGGAGGCAGCGGCTGATCTACCTGTGCATCGACATCTGCTTCCCCAGCAACATCTGCGTGTCGGTCTGCTTTTATTACCTCCCAGACTAA
- the BRICD5 gene encoding BRICHOS domain-containing protein 5 isoform X1, translating into MEQRHCCEESPGPRPVQVKTKPCHGGWRAPGLLLLLALAAAGAVAGGLLGFAHSPPKPLLQMLRLTLPSPGATWSNQTAQVDAARDVATIWVTSVKSNRSWAVLFDGPSVSGLGVWSAPTGVGVALTHRPASPGLRLLPAPGTPGLLPPPDGAPRSRDPTAAGEHLKGKQPHAARLPTARGQTKGPVYGPGLGQAGALVSRNRSSAFPWLRLLRAERAAGIGPARPGGTQAPLCRGPPEPSLQAQGSHGPSHDTHHAQELLAVLGNHEVDPSLVGDSVRHLCTKTPIYWARRAEGKSGWWCEAWAPAERYGEKDEEPSGVHGGPFLQGPGGSG; encoded by the exons ATGGAGCAGAGGCACTGCTGCGAGGAGAGTCCCGGGCCCAGGCCTGTCCAG GTGAAGACTAAGCCCTGCCATGGGGGCTGGAGAGCCCctggcctgctgctgctgctagcACTGGCCGCTGCTGGGGCTGTGGCTGGAGGGCTTCTTGGCTTTGCGCACAGTCCTCCCAAG CCTCTGCTACAGATGCTCCGTCTGACCCTCCCAAGCCCTGGGGCAACCTGGTCCAACCAAACTGCCCAGGTGGATGCGGCCCGGGACGTGGCAACCATCTGGGTGACCTCAGTGAAGAGCAACCGCAGCTGGGCAGTGCTGTTCGATGGGCCGAGCGTGAGTGGGCTGGGGGTGTGGTCAGCACCCACAGGTGTTGGGGTGGCCCTGACTCACCGGCCTGCCTCCCCAGGGCTGCGTCTGTTACCGGCCCCTGGAACACCAGGCCTGCTTCCTCCGCCTGATGGAGCCCCGAGATCGCGAGACCCTACGGCTGCTGGTGAACACCTCAAGGGTAAGCAGCCCCATGCGGCCAGGCTTCCCACGGCCAGGGGCCAGACAAAGGGTCCTGTGTAtggcccaggcctggggcaggctGGAGCTCTGGTTTCAAGGAACAGAAGTTCTGCCTTCCCTTGGCTGAGGCTGCTAAGAGCGGAGCGTGCCGCTGGCATTGGGCCGGCACGTCCAGGGGGAACGCAAGCGCCCCTGTGCCGTGGCCCACCAGAGCCTTCTCTGCAGGCTCAAGGGTCTCACGGCCCCAGCCATGACACCCACCATGCCCAGGAGCTGCTGGCAGTCCTGGGGAACCACGAGGTGGACCCTTCCCTGGTGGGGGATTCGGTGCGGCACCTTTGCACGAAAACTCCCATTTACTGGGCCCGTCGAGCAGAGGGTAAGTCGGGATGGTGGTGTGAGGCTTGGGCTCCTGCAGAACGGTATGGGGAGAAGGACGAGGAGCCCTCTGGGGTTCATGGAGGCCCCTTCCTCCAGGGCCCCGGAGGCAGCGGCTGA
- the BRICD5 gene encoding BRICHOS domain-containing protein 5 isoform X2, whose amino-acid sequence MEQRHCCEESPGPRPVQVKTKPCHGGWRAPGLLLLLALAAAGAVAGGLLGFAHSPPKMLRLTLPSPGATWSNQTAQVDAARDVATIWVTSVKSNRSWAVLFDGPSVSGLGVWSAPTGVGVALTHRPASPGLRLLPAPGTPGLLPPPDGAPRSRDPTAAGEHLKGKQPHAARLPTARGQTKGPVYGPGLGQAGALVSRNRSSAFPWLRLLRAERAAGIGPARPGGTQAPLCRGPPEPSLQAQGSHGPSHDTHHAQELLAVLGNHEVDPSLVGDSVRHLCTKTPIYWARRAEGKSGWWCEAWAPAERYGEKDEEPSGVHGGPFLQGPGGSG is encoded by the exons ATGGAGCAGAGGCACTGCTGCGAGGAGAGTCCCGGGCCCAGGCCTGTCCAG GTGAAGACTAAGCCCTGCCATGGGGGCTGGAGAGCCCctggcctgctgctgctgctagcACTGGCCGCTGCTGGGGCTGTGGCTGGAGGGCTTCTTGGCTTTGCGCACAGTCCTCCCAAG ATGCTCCGTCTGACCCTCCCAAGCCCTGGGGCAACCTGGTCCAACCAAACTGCCCAGGTGGATGCGGCCCGGGACGTGGCAACCATCTGGGTGACCTCAGTGAAGAGCAACCGCAGCTGGGCAGTGCTGTTCGATGGGCCGAGCGTGAGTGGGCTGGGGGTGTGGTCAGCACCCACAGGTGTTGGGGTGGCCCTGACTCACCGGCCTGCCTCCCCAGGGCTGCGTCTGTTACCGGCCCCTGGAACACCAGGCCTGCTTCCTCCGCCTGATGGAGCCCCGAGATCGCGAGACCCTACGGCTGCTGGTGAACACCTCAAGGGTAAGCAGCCCCATGCGGCCAGGCTTCCCACGGCCAGGGGCCAGACAAAGGGTCCTGTGTAtggcccaggcctggggcaggctGGAGCTCTGGTTTCAAGGAACAGAAGTTCTGCCTTCCCTTGGCTGAGGCTGCTAAGAGCGGAGCGTGCCGCTGGCATTGGGCCGGCACGTCCAGGGGGAACGCAAGCGCCCCTGTGCCGTGGCCCACCAGAGCCTTCTCTGCAGGCTCAAGGGTCTCACGGCCCCAGCCATGACACCCACCATGCCCAGGAGCTGCTGGCAGTCCTGGGGAACCACGAGGTGGACCCTTCCCTGGTGGGGGATTCGGTGCGGCACCTTTGCACGAAAACTCCCATTTACTGGGCCCGTCGAGCAGAGGGTAAGTCGGGATGGTGGTGTGAGGCTTGGGCTCCTGCAGAACGGTATGGGGAGAAGGACGAGGAGCCCTCTGGGGTTCATGGAGGCCCCTTCCTCCAGGGCCCCGGAGGCAGCGGCTGA
- the MLST8 gene encoding target of rapamycin complex subunit LST8, whose product MNTSPGTVGSDPVILATAGYDHTVRFWQAHSGICTRTVQHQDSQVNALEITPDRSMIAAAGYQHIRMYDLSSNNPNPIISYDGVNKNIASVGFHEDGRWMYTGGEDCTARIWDLRSRNLQCQRIFQVNAPINCVCLHPNQAELIVGDQSGAIHIWDLKTDHNEQLIPEPEVSITSAHIDPDASYMAAVNSTGNCYVWNLTGGIGDEVTQLIPKTKIPAHTRYALQCRFSPDSTLLATCSADQTCKIWRTSNFSLMTELSIKSSNPGESSRGWMWGCAFSGDSQYIVTASSDNLARLWCVETGEIKREYGGHQKAVVCLAFNDSVLG is encoded by the exons ATGAACACATCCCCGGGCACGGTGGGCAGTGACCCCGTCATCTTGGCCACTGCGGGCTACGACCACACGGTGCGGTTCTGGCAGGCCCACAGTGGGATCTGCACCCGCACCGTACAGCATCAGGACTCT CAGGTGAATGCGCTGGAAATCACGCCAGACCGCAGCATGATCGCGGCTGCAG GTTATCAGCACATTCGCATGTACGATCTCAGCTCCAACAACCCCAACCCCATCATCAGCTACGACGGGGTGAACAAGAATATCGCGTCCGTGGGCTTCCATGAGGATGGCCGCTGGATGTACACGGGTGGGGAGGACTGCACGGCCCGGATCTGGGACCTCAG GTCCCGGAACCTGCAGTGTCAGCGGATCTTCCAGGTGAATGCACCCATTAATTGCGTGTGCCTGCACCCCAACCAG gcAGAGCTCATCGTGGGTGACCAGAGCGGCGCCATCCACATCTGGGACCTGAAAACTGACCACAACGAGCAGCTGATTCCGGAGCCCGAGGTCTCTATCACGTCTGCCCACATTGACCCTGATGCCAGCTACATGGCAGCCGTCAACAGCACC GGGAATTGCTATGTCTGGAATCTGACTGGGGGCATTGGTGACGAGGTGACACAGCTCATCCCCAAGACCAAGATCCCAGCGCACACCCGCTATGCCTTGCAGTGCCGCTTCAGCCCCGACTCTAC GCTTCTCGCCACCTGTTCCGCCGACCAGACGTGCAAGATTTGGAGGACATCCAACTTCTCTCTGATGACAGAGCTGAGCATCAAGAGCAGCAACCCAGGAGAGTCATCCCGAGGCTGGATGTGGGGCTGTGCCTTCTCGGGGGACTCGCAGTACATCGTCACGG CTTCCTCTGACAACCTGGCCCGCCTCTGGTGTGTGGAGACAGGAGAGATCAAGAGGGAGTATGGTGGCCACCAGAAAGCTGTCGTCTGCCTGGCCTTCAACGACAGCGTGCTGGGCTAG